A genome region from bacterium includes the following:
- a CDS encoding DUF1425 domain-containing protein codes for MFKKLLLFVACCLVFSACSRVTSSNVGGGQAMPQGGGSYAFSNFVIINNKALLRDLQITDIKSRMVDNLMQVQVQVLNKTSRTFSFDYSFSWFDASGFQVVGVGEHWTPVVINGNEVKSLNGVAPTPQASQFKVQIRKSK; via the coding sequence ATGTTTAAGAAATTATTGCTGTTCGTTGCCTGTTGTCTGGTGTTTTCAGCCTGTTCACGAGTTACCAGCAGTAATGTCGGCGGGGGACAGGCCATGCCCCAGGGGGGAGGAAGCTATGCTTTCAGCAATTTTGTTATAATTAACAACAAAGCCCTGCTGCGGGATTTGCAGATCACGGATATCAAATCCAGGATGGTCGATAACCTGATGCAGGTGCAGGTGCAGGTTCTCAACAAAACCAGCAGGACTTTTTCTTTTGATTATTCTTTCAGTTGGTTTGATGCTTCGGGCTTTCAGGTTGTCGGTGTGGGTGAGCACTGGACGCCGGTGGTCATCAACGGGAATGAGGTCAAGAGTCTGAACGGGGTGGCGCCGACTCCCCAAGCCTCACAATTCAAGGTTCAAATCCGAAAATCGAAATAG
- a CDS encoding DUF433 domain-containing protein: MLGFDRITFDPNVMGGRACIRGMRITVSLIVNLVANGISFEDIIDAYPYLEVDDICQALKYAAWLTEERYP, from the coding sequence TTGTTAGGCTTTGACCGGATTACCTTCGATCCCAATGTGATGGGTGGCCGGGCGTGCATCCGGGGAATGCGCATTACCGTCTCCCTGATCGTCAACCTGGTAGCCAATGGCATAAGCTTTGAGGATATAATCGATGCCTACCCGTACCTTGAAGTGGATGATATCTGTCAGGCACTCAAATATGCTGCCTGGCTGACTGAAGAAAGGTATCCATAG
- the lpoB gene encoding penicillin-binding protein activator LpoB: MIQKRKLLYAVILATLALYSLSGCGGTTVRYGDPGEVETMTLEFGSTDLQTIAEKMVQSLLVSQVLGDKRPVVYVSQVKNKTAEHIDTKSITDTISTALLKSGKVRFTAASEINKDLLEQLEYQENTGLVDPKTQKQLGKQVGADYMLYGEITSINKAAGRKKDVYYKITLKLADIQTGIIEWADEKEIRKGSQKSLLGM; the protein is encoded by the coding sequence ATGATTCAGAAAAGGAAATTATTATATGCCGTTATCCTTGCAACCCTGGCTCTTTACAGCCTCTCCGGGTGCGGTGGTACCACGGTCCGGTACGGCGATCCGGGGGAAGTGGAGACCATGACCCTTGAGTTTGGCTCCACAGACCTTCAGACCATTGCCGAAAAAATGGTCCAGTCCCTGCTGGTCAGTCAGGTGCTTGGTGACAAACGTCCGGTGGTATATGTCAGCCAGGTCAAGAACAAGACTGCCGAGCATATCGATACCAAATCGATTACCGACACGATCAGCACTGCCCTGTTGAAATCCGGCAAGGTTCGGTTTACCGCTGCCAGTGAAATCAACAAGGACCTTCTGGAGCAACTGGAATATCAGGAAAATACCGGTCTGGTGGACCCAAAAACCCAGAAGCAGCTCGGCAAGCAGGTCGGCGCGGATTACATGCTTTATGGCGAAATCACTTCCATCAATAAGGCGGCAGGCAGAAAAAAGGATGTCTATTACAAGATCACCCTCAAACTGGCCGATATCCAGACCGGAATCATCGAGTGGGCGGATGAGAAGGAAATCCGCAAAGGATCCCAGAAAAGCCTGCTGGGGATGTAA
- the pheA gene encoding prephenate dehydratase, whose amino-acid sequence MRIITLGPKGTFSHEAVTGYQQQAEIVFKPTVWDVFEGTACGEGDLGMVPIENSITGSVGFTLDAFLHFNLHIKAETVLPIKHNLAGQGGINKIRVIYAHPQTHAQCKTFLRTRLSGAEIIETSSNAKSAEMLAQQTGPEYAAIVPAIAAQIYNLNLLVKNIQDSKFNVTRFVVISEEDSKQSSGRDKTSLVIYPVADRPGILCEMLEEFKVRNINLNKIESRPSGKLGDYLFYIDCEGHREDPPLTEALQKIEAKAAFLKILGSYPKMC is encoded by the coding sequence ATGCGGATTATTACCCTTGGTCCAAAGGGTACATTCAGCCATGAGGCAGTGACCGGATACCAGCAGCAGGCTGAAATCGTCTTCAAGCCTACGGTATGGGATGTTTTCGAGGGAACGGCTTGCGGAGAAGGGGATTTGGGCATGGTTCCCATCGAGAACTCGATCACCGGGTCCGTGGGCTTTACCCTGGATGCTTTTCTTCACTTTAACCTGCATATCAAGGCGGAGACGGTACTTCCCATTAAGCACAACCTGGCTGGTCAGGGGGGAATCAATAAGATCAGGGTCATCTACGCTCATCCCCAGACCCATGCCCAGTGCAAAACATTCCTGCGGACCCGGCTTTCGGGAGCGGAAATCATCGAAACCAGCAGCAATGCCAAATCGGCGGAAATGCTGGCCCAGCAGACCGGCCCCGAATATGCTGCTATCGTCCCGGCCATTGCCGCCCAGATATACAACCTGAACCTGCTGGTGAAAAACATTCAGGACAGCAAGTTCAATGTAACCCGCTTCGTGGTCATCAGCGAGGAGGATTCAAAACAAAGTAGCGGCAGGGATAAAACCAGTCTGGTGATTTACCCGGTGGCCGACCGTCCGGGCATTTTGTGCGAAATGCTCGAAGAGTTCAAGGTCCGGAATATCAACCTGAACAAGATTGAATCCCGCCCATCCGGAAAGCTTGGCGACTATCTTTTTTATATCGACTGTGAAGGGCACAGGGAAGATCCACCCCTGACCGAAGCCCTGCAAAAGATCGAGGCAAAGGCCGCTTTTTTGAAAATCCTTGGTTCCTACCCCAAGATGTGCTGA
- a CDS encoding DUF433 domain-containing protein, protein MNQILHHISDKPDVCPAKPSVDKSCMDKPYIADTRISVSLVLDLLDGGMSVEEIIVQYPQLTEEDIQAAIAYGAAWREL, encoded by the coding sequence ATGAACCAGATTTTGCACCACATTTCCGATAAACCTGATGTATGCCCCGCTAAACCCAGCGTTGATAAGTCCTGTATGGATAAGCCATACATTGCCGATACCCGAATATCGGTTTCCCTGGTCCTTGATCTCCTGGATGGCGGAATGAGCGTTGAGGAGATCATTGTTCAATATCCTCAACTGACCGAAGAGGATATCCAGGCAGCGATAGCCTATGGAGCTGCATGGAGGGAACTGTAA
- a CDS encoding cation:proton antiporter, whose protein sequence is MAHPLKENQIIILGFLLLGGFLAGKVVNRLKLPAITGYVLCGILLGLALKIIHTPMVHQLRFIEVLGLSMVALIIGSDLNNKKLRRLGKSVVVITFTQVAGAFFIVTLVMHLLLRIPLHSALLLGAIGSATAPAATVAVIHECKAHGPLTDTLMAIVALDDAVCIVLFSLCLAVSGILLNGSSHNFSWMQVIRKPLWEICGSITIGLLLGFLVIGILQTVKEKHEIVVILLGCAFLAGEIGELFGLSSLLLNMSYGYVLTNFSRRPHISTLLEDVELPILICFFTLAGATLNLSILLQNWPAAMAFVIARAIGKVAGTYAGGRASHVPESVAKYLGFAMLPQAGVAIALVLVIGGQYPQLAPLITALVLASVTFNEIFGPIGTKYAITASGEDGRDMKESVAHPSLDQR, encoded by the coding sequence ATGGCACACCCGCTCAAGGAAAATCAGATTATCATCCTTGGTTTTCTGCTTCTGGGAGGTTTCCTGGCAGGAAAGGTTGTCAACAGGTTAAAGCTTCCTGCAATAACCGGCTATGTTCTGTGCGGCATCCTTCTGGGTTTGGCCCTGAAGATTATCCATACGCCAATGGTTCACCAGTTGAGATTCATCGAGGTCCTCGGCCTCAGCATGGTCGCCCTGATTATTGGCTCGGATTTGAATAACAAAAAACTCCGGAGACTGGGAAAATCCGTGGTTGTTATTACTTTTACCCAGGTAGCCGGAGCGTTTTTCATTGTCACTCTGGTTATGCATCTGCTGCTGAGGATACCACTCCATAGCGCGCTTCTCCTTGGGGCTATCGGTTCTGCAACTGCACCTGCGGCCACAGTAGCTGTAATTCACGAATGTAAGGCCCACGGCCCCCTTACCGATACCTTAATGGCAATTGTGGCTCTTGATGATGCTGTATGCATCGTTTTATTTTCCCTCTGTCTGGCTGTATCCGGAATATTGCTCAATGGCAGCTCTCACAATTTCTCCTGGATGCAGGTTATCAGAAAACCTCTGTGGGAAATCTGCGGATCGATAACTATTGGGCTCCTGCTGGGGTTCCTGGTTATTGGTATTCTGCAGACAGTCAAGGAAAAACATGAGATTGTGGTGATACTCCTGGGGTGTGCCTTTTTAGCCGGAGAGATAGGAGAGCTCTTCGGGCTCTCCAGTCTTCTCTTAAACATGAGCTATGGTTATGTTCTGACCAATTTCAGCAGGAGACCCCATATTTCGACTCTTCTGGAAGACGTAGAGCTGCCTATCCTGATATGTTTTTTTACTCTGGCCGGAGCAACATTAAACCTGTCCATTCTTCTCCAAAACTGGCCTGCTGCCATGGCATTCGTCATAGCCCGCGCTATAGGCAAGGTGGCAGGGACCTATGCGGGAGGGAGAGCGAGCCATGTTCCGGAATCGGTGGCCAAATATCTGGGCTTTGCCATGCTGCCCCAGGCCGGAGTAGCTATTGCCCTGGTGCTGGTCATCGGAGGGCAGTATCCTCAGCTTGCACCTTTGATTACTGCCCTGGTCCTGGCCTCAGTAACTTTTAATGAAATTTTCGGGCCAATAGGCACAAAGTATGCCATTACTGCTTCCGGAGAAGATGGCCGAGATATGAAAGAATCTGTGGCCCATCCTTCCCTTGACCAGAGGTAG
- a CDS encoding aspartate kinase, translating into MALVVQKYGGTSVGSIERIRAVAKRVVETRMQGNLVVVVVSAMSGETDRLINMALKISEYPRERELDMLMATGEQASMALLAIAIHELGYEAKSLTGHQARILTNREHTRAKILSIETEKILKELEDGKIIIVAGFQGCDDQGEITTLGRGGSDLSGVALAASLKADVCEIYTDVDGVFTADPNIVPEAAKIPRISYDEMLELAGLGAKVLQTRSVEFAKKFGVAIHVRSSFNNQEGTLVTGEDAEMESVLVRGVTCSKNEAKITITGVPDKPGIAARIFSEVSRANIMVDMIIQNISEQGKTDISFTVPKVEAGKAVETIKKIADDLGIEDIKSDPKIAKISVVGLGMRSHTGVASTMFSSLAGVGINILMISTSEIAISCVIDEKFSELSVRILHEAFGLSAQEAAKS; encoded by the coding sequence ATGGCGCTGGTAGTTCAAAAATACGGTGGCACATCAGTGGGTAGTATTGAGAGGATACGGGCGGTGGCCAAAAGGGTGGTGGAAACCCGCATGCAGGGGAACCTGGTGGTTGTGGTCGTGTCGGCCATGAGCGGGGAAACGGACCGCCTGATTAACATGGCTCTGAAAATTTCGGAATATCCACGGGAAAGAGAGCTGGATATGCTTATGGCCACAGGAGAGCAGGCTTCGATGGCTTTATTGGCCATAGCCATTCATGAGCTGGGATACGAGGCCAAATCCCTGACCGGCCATCAGGCCAGGATACTGACCAATCGGGAGCATACCAGGGCCAAGATTCTATCCATCGAGACGGAAAAGATATTGAAAGAGCTGGAAGATGGAAAAATTATCATCGTCGCCGGATTCCAGGGCTGTGATGATCAGGGTGAAATCACTACCCTGGGCCGGGGTGGCTCAGACTTGTCAGGAGTCGCTTTGGCGGCCAGTTTGAAAGCGGATGTTTGTGAAATCTATACTGATGTCGATGGCGTATTTACTGCCGATCCCAATATCGTTCCGGAAGCTGCCAAAATTCCCAGAATTTCATATGATGAAATGCTGGAGCTTGCCGGGCTTGGAGCCAAGGTTTTACAGACCAGATCGGTAGAATTTGCCAAGAAGTTTGGTGTTGCCATACATGTACGGTCAAGTTTTAACAATCAGGAAGGAACCCTGGTCACAGGGGAGGATGCGGAAATGGAAAGCGTGTTAGTCAGAGGTGTAACCTGCAGCAAAAATGAAGCTAAAATCACTATTACCGGGGTGCCGGATAAGCCGGGAATTGCGGCCAGGATTTTTTCGGAAGTTTCCAGGGCTAATATCATGGTGGACATGATTATTCAAAACATCAGCGAACAGGGAAAGACCGATATCTCTTTTACGGTTCCCAAGGTGGAAGCCGGCAAGGCGGTAGAGACAATTAAAAAAATCGCTGATGATCTGGGAATCGAGGATATCAAGAGCGATCCGAAGATTGCCAAAATTTCGGTTGTCGGTCTCGGCATGCGAAGCCATACCGGCGTTGCCTCCACCATGTTCAGTTCGTTAGCGGGAGTGGGTATTAATATTCTCATGATTTCCACCTCCGAGATTGCCATCTCCTGTGTCATCGATGAGAAATTCAGTGAGCTGAGTGTCCGGATATTGCATGAGGCCTTTGGGTTGAGTGCTCAGGAGGCGGCAAAGAGTTGA
- the dxs gene encoding 1-deoxy-D-xylulose-5-phosphate synthase — MEPVLSRINGPDDVRSLDRSDLYELADEIRHLIIDTVSRNGGHLAASLGVVELTIALHRVFHSPDDKIIWDVGHQCYAHKILTGRRDRFPALRQYGGLSGFPKRGESVHDAFDTGHSSTSISAALGMCVARDIQGKDYKVIAVIGDGSLTGGMAFEAMNHAGDLKKDLLVILNDNKMSISPNVGAFSTYLNRIISGQRYNRMKRDIETVLRSIPQVGEHMVKMAGRLDEAIKSLVVPGVMFEELGFKYIGPIPGHNINTLIDTLQAIKKFQRPVLLHILTKKGRGYTPAEMKPSAYHSASPFVIESGNFKLQTNQNLPSYTQVFSQTMIKIARQNPRIVGITAAMPEGTGLDRFARIFPGRFFDVGIAEQHAVTLAAGMACQGLRPVVAIYSTFLQRAYDQILHDVCLQNLPVIFAIDRAGLVGEDGPTHQGNFDLSYLRTMPNLILMAPKDEDELQHMLYTATFQDCPVAIRYPRGNGFGVKLENLLRLIPAGEGEVLQEGEDITLLAIGSMANIALAASEQLAREGITAQVINARFVKPLDRQLIIQAARRTGRIVTIEENVLPGGFGSAVLEVLEQEALWSTHVHRIGIPEQFTAFGPKSALIQELGLNAAGIVAAARNLCALSPAIHTDHWVMR, encoded by the coding sequence ATGGAGCCGGTACTATCAAGAATCAATGGCCCGGATGATGTACGATCGCTCGACAGGAGCGATCTTTATGAATTAGCCGACGAGATCCGCCATCTGATTATCGACACGGTTTCCCGCAACGGCGGACATCTGGCGGCCAGTCTGGGCGTGGTGGAATTGACCATTGCCCTGCACCGGGTGTTTCACTCTCCGGATGACAAGATCATCTGGGATGTCGGCCACCAGTGTTATGCCCATAAAATCCTGACAGGACGGCGGGACCGCTTCCCTGCGCTTCGCCAATACGGGGGCTTGAGCGGTTTTCCCAAGCGGGGTGAAAGCGTTCATGACGCCTTCGATACCGGCCACAGCAGCACGTCAATCTCTGCAGCCCTGGGAATGTGCGTTGCCAGGGACATTCAGGGAAAAGACTATAAAGTCATTGCCGTTATCGGAGATGGGTCATTAACCGGCGGAATGGCCTTCGAGGCCATGAACCATGCCGGTGATCTGAAAAAAGACCTCCTGGTCATTCTGAACGACAATAAAATGTCCATCTCACCCAACGTAGGGGCCTTCTCCACCTACCTGAACCGGATTATCAGCGGACAACGCTATAACAGAATGAAGCGGGATATCGAAACGGTGCTCCGGTCCATTCCCCAGGTTGGAGAGCATATGGTTAAAATGGCCGGCCGCCTGGACGAGGCTATCAAGTCCCTGGTAGTTCCCGGCGTTATGTTCGAGGAACTGGGTTTTAAATATATCGGCCCTATTCCCGGCCATAATATCAATACCCTGATCGATACCCTCCAGGCTATTAAAAAATTCCAGCGGCCTGTTCTTCTCCACATTTTGACCAAGAAGGGCAGGGGATATACCCCGGCAGAAATGAAGCCGTCAGCATACCATAGCGCATCTCCATTCGTGATCGAATCGGGAAATTTCAAGCTGCAAACAAACCAGAACCTGCCAAGCTACACCCAGGTCTTTTCTCAAACCATGATCAAAATTGCCCGGCAGAACCCCAGGATCGTGGGCATTACGGCAGCCATGCCCGAAGGAACCGGACTGGACCGCTTTGCCAGAATATTCCCCGGACGGTTCTTCGATGTGGGCATTGCCGAGCAGCATGCCGTGACTCTGGCTGCCGGAATGGCCTGTCAGGGGCTTCGTCCGGTGGTAGCGATTTACTCGACCTTTCTGCAGCGGGCATACGATCAGATACTTCACGATGTCTGCCTGCAAAATCTGCCGGTTATCTTCGCCATCGACCGGGCCGGGCTGGTTGGCGAAGACGGCCCTACGCATCAGGGAAACTTCGACCTGTCGTATCTGCGCACCATGCCCAACCTGATCCTGATGGCACCCAAGGATGAAGACGAATTGCAGCACATGCTCTATACCGCCACCTTCCAGGACTGTCCGGTCGCTATCCGCTATCCCCGGGGAAACGGGTTCGGCGTTAAGCTGGAAAACCTGCTCCGGCTCATTCCGGCCGGTGAAGGAGAGGTACTGCAGGAAGGAGAAGATATTACCCTTTTGGCCATTGGAAGTATGGCAAACATTGCTCTGGCTGCCTCGGAGCAACTGGCCAGGGAAGGGATTACAGCCCAGGTTATCAATGCCCGCTTTGTGAAGCCTCTGGACCGGCAGTTGATTATTCAGGCAGCCCGGCGTACCGGCAGGATCGTCACCATCGAGGAAAATGTGCTGCCGGGAGGATTTGGCAGCGCCGTTCTGGAGGTACTGGAGCAGGAGGCATTGTGGTCAACCCATGTTCACCGCATCGGTATCCCTGAGCAATTTACCGCCTTCGGGCCAAAGAGCGCCCTCATCCAGGAACTTGGGCTGAACGCGGCCGGTATCGTGGCTGCGGCCCGGAATCTGTGTGCCCTGAGCCCGGCTATTCACACTGACCATTGGGTGATGAGGTAG
- a CDS encoding DUF362 domain-containing protein, whose protein sequence is MHKKKISSPGSSPLVIVTRGDDPYDNAWKALESLNLPSLAGKRILLKPNAGRLVPARSGVTTHPLVVAAAIDFFRKQAPAQILLGESPILGVRALDALEKAEMADIARSKGVCLIDLDEGSPFELPVPQGKLLHSLRVCGPVREVDYLVSIPVMKTHMHTGVSLSIKNMKGVLWRREKARLHQLEYPALPAGQGKALDVAIADMAEVLRPDLALIDGTIGLEGLGPSEGDPKKAGLVVASQDCLAADAVAAFLMGFEPASIPHLRMAAERGTGTIDLAGMHILPPDYHHFRQSFAPPPKKISIQYPNVVVHDCNSCSACLSTTLLFLRRYLSQVPASLFQDGKLILGIGKELKDPPPGVVLIGNCTASHKDKGIYVPGCPPIASSILLRLQEEEEKDRNR, encoded by the coding sequence ATGCACAAGAAAAAAATCTCTTCGCCAGGATCGTCTCCCCTGGTCATCGTAACCAGAGGGGATGATCCCTATGATAATGCCTGGAAGGCCCTTGAATCGCTGAACCTGCCTTCCCTTGCGGGTAAAAGGATCCTGCTGAAGCCGAATGCCGGACGCCTGGTGCCTGCACGGTCCGGAGTGACCACGCATCCCCTGGTTGTGGCCGCCGCCATCGACTTTTTCCGGAAACAGGCACCGGCACAAATCCTTCTGGGGGAAAGCCCGATTCTGGGTGTCCGTGCCCTCGATGCCCTGGAGAAAGCCGAAATGGCGGACATTGCCCGCAGCAAAGGGGTTTGTCTGATTGACCTCGATGAAGGCTCACCCTTCGAATTGCCGGTCCCCCAGGGAAAGCTGCTGCACAGCCTTCGGGTATGCGGCCCGGTCCGGGAGGTGGATTATCTGGTTTCCATCCCGGTCATGAAAACCCATATGCATACCGGCGTCAGCCTGAGCATCAAAAACATGAAGGGGGTCCTCTGGAGACGGGAAAAGGCAAGGCTGCATCAATTGGAATACCCCGCCCTGCCCGCAGGCCAGGGGAAAGCCCTGGATGTGGCTATTGCGGATATGGCCGAAGTCCTGCGGCCTGATCTGGCGTTGATCGACGGCACGATCGGCCTCGAAGGACTGGGGCCCAGCGAGGGGGACCCCAAAAAAGCAGGACTGGTCGTAGCCAGCCAGGATTGCCTGGCTGCCGACGCCGTAGCCGCCTTCCTCATGGGCTTTGAACCAGCCTCGATTCCCCACCTTCGCATGGCTGCCGAGCGGGGAACAGGGACGATCGACCTTGCCGGGATGCATATCCTGCCGCCGGACTATCACCACTTCCGGCAATCCTTTGCTCCTCCGCCGAAAAAGATATCGATTCAATACCCCAATGTTGTGGTTCATGACTGCAACTCGTGCAGCGCCTGCCTGTCTACAACCCTGCTCTTTCTCCGGCGGTATCTCTCCCAGGTTCCGGCATCGCTGTTTCAGGACGGAAAACTGATCCTGGGGATCGGCAAGGAGCTTAAGGACCCGCCGCCGGGAGTGGTCCTTATCGGCAACTGCACAGCCAGCCATAAGGATAAGGGGATATACGTTCCCGGATGCCCCCCGATTGCTTCAAGTATCCTGCTTCGGTTGCAGGAAGAGGAAGAGAAAGACCGAAATCGGTAA
- a CDS encoding DUF433 domain-containing protein — MYALVSPCIRGTRIRVSLILDFLASGMSIEEIVAEYPQLTERGYWGGNSLLERAVKKNINNEHKTKNINQGGHTHV, encoded by the coding sequence TTGTATGCTCTGGTAAGCCCCTGCATTCGTGGCACTCGAATACGGGTTTCTCTGATCCTTGATTTCTTAGCCAGTGGAATGAGCATCGAGGAGATCGTTGCCGAATATCCTCAACTGACAGAAAGAGGATATTGGGGCGGCAATAGCCTATTGGAGAGAGCTGTGAAAAAGAATATAAATAACGAGCATAAGACAAAGAACATAAACCAAGGAGGTCATACTCATGTTTAA
- a CDS encoding polyprenyl synthetase family protein, protein MDIQAYLTEKKAVVEDWLKKAIPPEDFLPATIHKAMHYSLMARSKRIRPVLTLAATEAAGGKIEAALPFACALELIHTYSLIHDDLPAMDNDDFRRGQPTNHKVFGEAMAILAGDALLTQAFILMSAPAPDPSSGVSPHTAVRIIQEIARAAGTEGMIGGQVMDVELEGQAATLAQVEDMHHHKTGAMLLASVRVGGLVAEASPEMMESFTCYGRHIGLAFQIVDDILNVEGQPEILGKSVGSDRSAQKATFPAVSGLEESKILARQHYTLAVRALEKLDSRADALRALAEFVVGRRF, encoded by the coding sequence TTGGACATTCAAGCATATCTCACAGAAAAAAAGGCAGTGGTCGAGGACTGGCTGAAGAAGGCCATCCCGCCGGAGGATTTTCTGCCTGCCACCATCCATAAGGCGATGCACTACAGCCTCATGGCCAGGAGTAAAAGGATCCGGCCTGTTCTGACGCTGGCCGCAACCGAGGCGGCAGGGGGAAAGATCGAAGCGGCACTCCCCTTTGCCTGTGCCCTTGAGCTGATTCATACCTATTCGCTCATTCATGATGATCTGCCTGCTATGGACAATGATGATTTCCGGCGGGGACAGCCGACAAATCACAAGGTTTTCGGAGAAGCTATGGCTATTTTGGCCGGTGACGCCCTGCTCACCCAGGCGTTTATCCTGATGAGTGCTCCAGCTCCGGATCCATCCTCCGGTGTCTCTCCCCACACTGCCGTGCGGATTATTCAGGAAATAGCCAGGGCTGCCGGGACGGAAGGAATGATCGGCGGCCAGGTTATGGATGTTGAGCTTGAGGGGCAGGCGGCCACGCTTGCCCAGGTTGAGGACATGCATCACCATAAAACGGGGGCCATGCTCCTGGCATCCGTGCGGGTGGGCGGCCTGGTGGCGGAAGCCTCGCCGGAGATGATGGAAAGCTTTACCTGTTATGGCCGTCATATTGGCCTGGCCTTCCAGATTGTGGATGACATTCTGAACGTTGAAGGGCAGCCGGAGATATTGGGCAAATCAGTGGGAAGTGACCGGTCAGCTCAAAAAGCCACCTTCCCGGCGGTTTCGGGATTGGAGGAGTCCAAAATTCTCGCCCGCCAGCATTACACGCTGGCTGTTCGGGCCCTGGAGAAGCTCGATAGCCGGGCCGATGCTTTGCGGGCCCTGGCCGAGTTTGTCGTTGGCCGCCGGTTTTAG
- the cimA gene encoding citramalate synthase has translation MKEFVQIYDTTLRDGAQAEGVSFLVEDKIRIARKLDEFGIHYIEGGWPGSNPKDILFFEEIQKVPIRQAIITAFGSTRSPWYPVDKDPNLAALVRAGTKAITIFGKSWDLHVTDALNIPLEQNLDLIAESIAYLKKYCDEVLFDAEHFFDGYKHNPEYAVKALQAAQDAGADCIVLCDTNGGMLPFEIQPVLEAVRKVITTPLGIHAHNDSETAVANSLMAIQLGINHVQGTINGIGERCGNANLCSIIPGIKLKLRKNCLSDEQLKGLFEVSRFVNEIANLNPWWNQPYVGDSAFAHKAGIHVSAIRKNPLTYEHIDPGLIGNQQRVLVSELSGKSNLLYKAGEFGVDLSKDTPETGAILKKLKELENLGFQFEAAEGSFELLIKKALGTHRTFFDLVGFRVIVEKREGDKVPITEATIRVKVNGEVKYTAAMGDGPVNALDTAFREALAGFYPCLKEVKLIDFKVRILNNKEGTAAKTRVLMESADENMKWGTVGVSENIIEASWQALVDSIEYKLLKGEETKNT, from the coding sequence ATGAAAGAATTTGTTCAAATCTACGATACCACGCTGCGGGACGGAGCCCAGGCCGAAGGGGTTTCCTTTCTGGTGGAGGACAAGATCCGGATCGCCCGGAAGCTGGATGAGTTTGGCATCCACTATATCGAGGGAGGGTGGCCGGGTTCAAATCCCAAGGACATCCTCTTCTTTGAAGAAATACAGAAAGTTCCCATCCGGCAGGCGATAATCACCGCTTTCGGCAGCACCCGCAGTCCCTGGTATCCGGTGGACAAAGACCCCAATCTGGCCGCTCTCGTCAGGGCCGGGACAAAGGCGATCACTATTTTCGGAAAGAGCTGGGACCTTCACGTCACCGATGCGCTCAATATCCCCCTGGAGCAGAATCTGGACTTGATCGCTGAATCGATAGCCTATCTCAAAAAGTATTGTGACGAGGTTCTCTTCGATGCCGAGCACTTCTTTGACGGATATAAGCACAATCCTGAATATGCCGTAAAAGCCCTTCAGGCAGCTCAGGATGCAGGAGCTGACTGCATTGTCCTGTGCGATACCAACGGCGGAATGCTCCCGTTCGAGATTCAGCCGGTCCTTGAAGCGGTCAGGAAAGTCATCACCACTCCTTTGGGGATCCATGCCCATAATGATTCAGAAACAGCCGTGGCCAACAGTCTCATGGCTATCCAACTTGGAATAAACCACGTTCAGGGGACGATCAACGGCATCGGCGAGAGGTGCGGGAATGCCAACTTGTGCTCGATCATTCCGGGCATTAAATTGAAGCTCCGGAAAAACTGCCTCTCCGATGAGCAGTTGAAAGGCCTTTTTGAGGTATCCCGTTTTGTCAATGAAATTGCCAATCTCAATCCCTGGTGGAATCAGCCCTATGTGGGAGATTCCGCTTTTGCTCATAAAGCGGGTATTCATGTCAGTGCCATCCGGAAAAATCCCCTGACCTATGAGCATATTGATCCGGGACTGATAGGCAATCAGCAGCGGGTTCTGGTATCCGAGCTTTCCGGAAAGAGCAACCTGCTGTACAAGGCCGGGGAATTCGGTGTCGATCTCAGCAAGGATACGCCGGAAACCGGTGCCATACTGAAGAAGCTCAAGGAATTGGAAAACCTTGGCTTTCAGTTCGAAGCTGCCGAAGGCTCTTTTGAATTGCTGATCAAGAAGGCCCTTGGGACTCACCGGACCTTCTTTGATCTGGTGGGCTTTCGGGTTATCGTGGAAAAACGGGAAGGGGACAAAGTGCCCATTACTGAAGCCACCATTCGCGTCAAGGTCAACGGAGAGGTAAAGTATACGGCAGCCATGGGCGATGGCCCGGTCAATGCCCTTGATACGGCTTTCCGGGAGGCTTTGGCCGGTTTTTATCCCTGCCTGAAAGAGGTAAAGCTGATCGACTTCAAGGTCCGGATCCTCAACAATAAGGAGGGAACAGCGGCCAAGACCAGGGTGTTGATGGAGTCGGCGGATGAAAACATGAAATGGGGAACCGTAGGGGTGTCGGAAAATATCATCGAGGCCAGTTGGCAGGCCCTGGTTGACAGCATCGAGTATAAGCTGCTGAAGGGTGAAGAGACGAAAAATACATAA